Proteins co-encoded in one Geothermobacter ehrlichii genomic window:
- the pseB gene encoding UDP-N-acetylglucosamine 4,6-dehydratase (inverting), whose protein sequence is MLKEKSILVTGGTGSFGKKFIETILKNYPEIKRVVVFSRDELKQFEMAQQFPEEQYPQIRYFIGDVRDRDRLIRALKGIDIVIHAAALKQVPAAEYNPFECIKTNVIGAQNVIEACLDSDVKKVVALSTDKAAGPINLYGATKLCSDKLFVAANNMKGLQDIKLSVVRYGNVMGSRGSVIPFFLDKRKEGVLPITDENMTRFNITLQEGVELVLKALDIMWGGEIFVPKIPSYRIMDIAEAIAPGCKTEIVGIRPGEKLHEEMVTATDAINTVEFDDYFVILPSIRFWCPDEFMSNNGGRPCPQGFSYNSGSNTDWLSVEQIRSLITEHVDSEFSI, encoded by the coding sequence ATGCTCAAGGAAAAATCAATTCTTGTAACAGGTGGCACTGGTTCATTCGGTAAGAAATTTATCGAAACTATCTTAAAAAACTATCCTGAAATCAAACGTGTGGTTGTGTTTTCTCGGGATGAGTTAAAGCAGTTTGAAATGGCTCAGCAATTCCCAGAAGAGCAATACCCCCAAATTAGATATTTCATTGGTGATGTCAGGGACCGGGACCGCCTGATCAGGGCTTTAAAGGGCATTGATATTGTCATTCATGCGGCCGCTCTCAAGCAGGTGCCTGCTGCCGAATACAATCCGTTTGAATGTATCAAAACCAACGTCATCGGTGCGCAGAATGTCATTGAGGCGTGCCTTGATTCAGATGTGAAAAAGGTCGTTGCCCTGAGTACCGATAAGGCCGCCGGCCCTATCAACCTTTATGGCGCGACCAAATTATGTAGCGATAAACTTTTTGTTGCGGCCAATAACATGAAGGGTCTTCAAGACATAAAACTTTCAGTCGTCCGTTATGGCAACGTCATGGGCAGCCGGGGCAGTGTCATTCCTTTCTTTTTGGACAAACGGAAGGAAGGGGTCTTGCCGATCACTGATGAGAACATGACCCGGTTCAACATCACCTTGCAGGAAGGTGTTGAGCTTGTCTTGAAGGCTTTGGATATCATGTGGGGCGGCGAGATTTTTGTACCGAAGATCCCCAGTTACCGCATCATGGATATTGCTGAAGCCATAGCGCCAGGCTGTAAAACGGAAATTGTGGGTATCCGGCCTGGGGAGAAGTTGCATGAAGAAATGGTCACGGCGACTGACGCCATCAACACAGTTGAATTTGATGATTATTTCGTAATTTTGCCATCAATCAGATTCTGGTGTCCTGATGAGTTTATGAGCAACAACGGTGGTCGACCTTGCCCACAGGGGTTCAGTTACAACAGTGGATCAAATACAGACTGGCTCTCCGTTGAACAGATTCGTTCACTGATTACAGAGCATGTGGATTCTGAATTCAGTATTTGA